aaggggctggtttatcccagggtgacctgggagtgtgactgtgctctgattgcaaaggttccccccagagcaggaaGGGGGGTGAGTGAGTCCCAGCTGTAGGGACTGTCTGCAGGGAATGgaccaggtttggctccaagcagcctctcctgacttgtcactgtcctttctccatgaacaggtcgccagcagcctcagcaaatgtccaacagcagctccatcagccacttcctcctgctggcactggcagacacacatcagctgcagctcctgcacttctgcctcttgctggccatctccctggctgccctcctgggcaacggcctcatcatcagcgccatagcctgcggccaccacctgcacacgcccatgttcttcttcctgctcaacctggccctcagcgacctgggctccatctgcaccactgtccccaaagccatacacaattccctctgggacaccagggacatctcctacactggatgtgctgcacagctctttttctttctgttcttcatctcagcagagtttttcctcctgaccatcatgtgctatgaccgctacgtgtccatctgcaaacccctgcactacgggaccctcttgggcagcagagtttgtgcccacatggcagcagctgcctgggccagtgcctttctcaatgctctgctactcacgtccaatacattttccctgcccctgtgccatggcaatgtcgtgggccagttcttctgtgaaatcccacagatcctcaagctctcctgctcacagtccAAACTGAGGAAACTGGGGCTCATTGTTGGTAGTTCCTCTTTAGGCttgggttgttttgtgttcattgttttctcctatgtgcagatcttcagggctgtgctgaggatcccctctgagcagggacggcacaaagccttttccacctgcctccctcacctggctgtgatctccctgttcctcagcactagtgtctttgctcacctgaagcccccctcagtctcgtccccatccctggatctggccctgtcagttctatactcggtggtgcctccagccctgaaccccctcatctacagcctgaggaaccaggagctcaaggctgcagtgtggagactgatggctggatgcattcaggaacattaaactgctggccaatttctgccaatcacttctactaaaagacatctttcatacttcttgttgctttggttgtggtttgttctttttttcctttgtattagtttttcatattgcCCACGAaggaatgtcattgtttttgccttttctcattttgtttctctccaacttccctgtggccagagactgtgtcaatgaggggcggCGCTcttgtggctttaaaggaactcagggatctcccagccaagtttttttgcatagatgcccttttgttcccttctctggagctgcagcagcaatgtctgtgtgcagagctgggggcagatcagtgttggcacagcagctctgctcctgctggccccaccattcctgatccagttcaggagccattggccttcttggccacctgggcacactgctgcctcatgcccagcctgctgtccatcactccctgcaggtccctttctgcctggctgctgcccagccattatgtccccagcctgtagtgaggcaggtgttgttgtggccaaagtgcagaactcggcacttggtctttttaaacctcaccttgttggattcaccccctagatccacctgtccagttccctgtgcagagccctcctatgctcccacagaatcaacactcacacccaccttggtgtcatctgcaaagatgtccttggttccatgaggcctctcatTGTCACAATTGCCTCCTtggtacaccaggccctgcactgtcacactggccccctgggttccatagggccccaatatttgacaatggactccttgattccacggggcttcacagtgtcacaatgttctcattggtgccacagtttcacagtggccccttggttccatggggccccagagtgtcacaatggccccatggttgttttgcggagaaaagaagaaacctcacaactttgtaaaagttgtaaagcccggtatgcttttattacaacgcgtgccggacgcaagtcccccaaaaaggcatgcgtgcctctgaagacctcaggtcttgtcttcttttatcccccttccaaatgcatatgcatacagtttcacaataagtttatacatattcattccatgtgacatttagcaccagttcttctttatcaaaggaatttctaagtcaagggcaaatcgaccttgtggtcttttctgtttttctttctctgtctccttgctgtctcggcatgcgagtttttccttcagctttggcctcacagatttttcacctttcttagacacttcacctaattcagaatggatctttactctgtctcattccccccctttcctaggaaataagtaaattttttttcttaatgaaaaccttcatgacagaaagtgtcttttagtgcttcaccatgtacatttgacacagaggttagtacagctattcgttgtagcattctcctgtcccaaattaacaatataatagataatcctaagcttatcccaactaatattagtaaaactacaatggggtggcacaacttattaaagattccatttgcagtttgtgaccacccaaagatcacatcccaccagtgataatccatatttttttttattctttgtagaactctggttatctcctttgtatcatgttggactgTAATtagggttttctttccactttcttggatttccttcaagatctccaataggtcttggtgcttaattaattgttccactaatgtaaggttcatcccaataggggtaggtggtagtctgtgatacatcgtgtagttagctttaatcagctggtgggatgtcactggggccaagtactaaaaatcacacccgataatcttaacaaaattacaaatacagaagttagaatgatttctactagacagaataacatcattgctatc
The sequence above is drawn from the Melospiza melodia melodia isolate bMelMel2 unplaced genomic scaffold, bMelMel2.pri scaffold_28, whole genome shotgun sequence genome and encodes:
- the LOC134433938 gene encoding olfactory receptor 14C36-like, with protein sequence MSNSSSISHFLLLALADTHQLQLLHFCLLLAISLAALLGNGLIISAIACGHHLHTPMFFFLLNLALSDLGSICTTVPKAIHNSLWDTRDISYTGCAAQLFFFLFFISAEFFLLTIMCYDRYVSICKPLHYGTLLGSRVCAHMAAAAWASAFLNALLLTSNTFSLPLCHGNVVGQFFCEIPQILKLSCSQSKLRKLGLIVGSSSLGLGCFVFIVFSYVQIFRAVLRIPSEQGRHKAFSTCLPHLAVISLFLSTSVFAHLKPPSVSSPSLDLALSVLYSVVPPALNPLIYSLRNQELKAAVWRLMAGCIQEH